A region of Actinobacillus porcitonsillarum DNA encodes the following proteins:
- the glpQ gene encoding glycerophosphodiester phosphodiesterase: MKLTKFALGLVATAVLAGCSTSTPVATQSDKLIIAHRGASGYLPEHTLESKALAFGQQADYLEQDLAMTKDNRLVVIHDHFLDGLTDVAKKFPNRARKDGRYYVADFTLKEIQTLEMTENFKVEDGKQVQVYPNRFPMWKSDFKIHTFEDEIEFIQGLEKSTGKKIGIYPEIKAPWLHHQEGKDIALETLKVLKKYGYDQKSDLVYLQTFDFNELKRIKTELLPKLGMDVKLVQLVAYTDWHETEEKDKSGKWVNYNYDWMFKPGAMAEVAKYADGVGPGWYMLIDKEKSKVGNIVYTPLVKELAQYKMELHPYTVRKDALPEFFTNVNEMYDALLNKAGATGVFTDFPDTGVEFLKKK, from the coding sequence ATGAAACTCACAAAATTTGCATTAGGTTTAGTCGCAACAGCAGTATTAGCAGGTTGCTCAACATCAACCCCAGTCGCAACACAATCAGATAAATTAATTATCGCTCACCGTGGTGCAAGTGGTTATTTACCAGAACATACTTTAGAGAGTAAAGCTCTAGCGTTTGGGCAACAAGCGGATTATTTAGAGCAAGATCTTGCAATGACCAAAGATAATCGCCTCGTAGTTATTCACGACCATTTCCTTGATGGTTTAACCGATGTCGCGAAAAAATTCCCAAATCGTGCGAGAAAAGATGGACGCTATTATGTGGCAGATTTCACTTTAAAAGAAATCCAAACCCTTGAAATGACCGAAAACTTCAAAGTAGAAGATGGCAAACAAGTTCAAGTCTATCCAAACCGCTTCCCAATGTGGAAATCTGATTTCAAAATTCACACCTTTGAAGACGAAATTGAATTTATCCAAGGTTTAGAAAAATCCACCGGCAAAAAAATCGGTATCTACCCTGAAATCAAAGCCCCTTGGTTACACCACCAAGAAGGTAAAGATATTGCACTGGAAACTTTAAAAGTGTTGAAAAAATATGGTTATGACCAAAAATCAGATCTTGTTTATCTACAAACCTTTGACTTCAACGAGTTAAAACGTATCAAAACAGAATTGCTACCAAAACTTGGTATGGACGTGAAACTTGTACAATTAGTGGCTTACACTGACTGGCACGAAACGGAAGAAAAAGACAAATCAGGTAAATGGGTAAATTACAACTACGACTGGATGTTCAAACCAGGTGCGATGGCAGAAGTAGCGAAATACGCAGACGGTGTTGGACCAGGTTGGTATATGTTGATCGACAAAGAGAAATCAAAAGTAGGCAACATTGTTTACACTCCATTAGTTAAAGAGTTAGCCCAATATAAGATGGAACTTCACCCGTACACAGTACGCAAAGACGCACTACCTGAGTTCTTTACCAATGTAAACGAAATGTACGATGCTTTATTAAATAAAGCAGGTGCAACAGGCGTGTTTACTGACTTCCCTGATACGGGTGTTGAATTCTTAAAGAAAAAATAA
- the glpK gene encoding glycerol kinase GlpK — translation MSDKKYIIALDQGTTSSRAVLLDKDANIVEVAQREFTQYYPKAGWVEHNPMEIWSSQSSVLNEVVAKAGIKPDEIAGIGITNQRETTIVWEKETGKPVYNAIVWQCRRTSPITDQLKADGHEEYIRKTTGLVVDPYFSGTKVKWILDNVEGAREKAERGELLFGTVDTWLVWKLTQGRVHVTDYTNASRTMLFNIHTKQWDDKMLELLNVPRSMLPEVRNSSEIYGQTNIGGQGGVRIPVAGIAGDQQAALYGHLCVNAGQAKNTYGTGCFMLLHTGDKAIESKNGLLTTIACNAKGEPEYALEGSVFIAGASIQWLRDELKIVHDSFDSEYFATKVPDCNGVYVVPAFTGLGAPYWDPYARGAIFGLSRGANRNHIVRATLESIAYQTRDVLEAMQSDSGEKLKALRVDGGATANNFLMQFQADILNTYVERPLVREVTALGAAYLAGLATGFWKDLEELRDKAIVEKTFLPDNNEEKRERRYKGWKKAVKRSLEWAKEDAE, via the coding sequence ATGTCTGACAAAAAATATATCATTGCATTAGACCAAGGAACAACGAGTTCTCGTGCCGTTTTATTAGATAAAGATGCGAATATTGTCGAAGTCGCACAACGTGAATTTACTCAATACTACCCAAAAGCTGGTTGGGTAGAACACAACCCAATGGAAATTTGGTCTAGCCAAAGTTCTGTATTAAATGAAGTCGTCGCAAAAGCTGGAATTAAACCTGATGAAATCGCAGGGATCGGGATTACCAACCAACGTGAGACCACCATCGTTTGGGAAAAAGAAACCGGCAAGCCTGTTTACAACGCGATTGTATGGCAATGTCGCCGTACTTCGCCAATTACTGATCAGCTTAAAGCCGACGGACATGAAGAATATATCCGTAAAACCACGGGTTTAGTGGTAGACCCTTATTTCTCTGGCACTAAAGTTAAATGGATTTTAGATAATGTTGAAGGCGCACGTGAAAAAGCAGAACGTGGCGAATTACTATTCGGTACGGTAGATACTTGGTTAGTGTGGAAATTAACTCAAGGTCGTGTACACGTTACAGATTACACCAATGCTTCACGCACCATGTTATTTAACATTCATACCAAACAGTGGGACGACAAAATGCTTGAGCTTTTAAATGTTCCACGTTCAATGCTACCGGAAGTTCGTAACTCCTCTGAAATTTATGGTCAAACGAACATTGGTGGACAAGGTGGCGTCCGTATTCCTGTAGCGGGTATCGCCGGTGACCAACAAGCGGCTCTTTATGGCCACTTATGTGTAAATGCCGGTCAAGCGAAAAATACTTATGGTACAGGTTGCTTTATGTTACTCCACACGGGTGATAAAGCGATTGAATCGAAAAATGGTTTATTAACTACCATTGCTTGTAACGCCAAAGGCGAACCTGAATACGCATTAGAAGGTTCTGTTTTTATCGCAGGTGCTTCTATTCAATGGTTACGTGATGAATTAAAAATTGTTCACGATAGTTTCGATTCAGAATACTTTGCAACCAAAGTGCCTGATTGTAACGGTGTTTATGTTGTACCAGCTTTCACAGGTTTAGGCGCACCATATTGGGATCCATACGCTCGAGGTGCAATTTTTGGCTTATCTCGTGGCGCAAATCGCAATCACATCGTGCGTGCAACCTTAGAGTCTATCGCTTATCAAACCCGTGATGTATTAGAAGCAATGCAATCCGATTCAGGTGAAAAACTTAAAGCATTACGTGTAGATGGTGGTGCAACGGCAAATAACTTCTTAATGCAATTCCAAGCGGATATTCTCAACACTTATGTAGAACGACCACTTGTACGTGAAGTTACTGCCTTAGGTGCCGCATATTTAGCAGGTTTAGCAACCGGCTTCTGGAAAGATTTGGAAGAGCTACGCGATAAAGCCATTGTCGAAAAAACATTCTTACCAGATAACAATGAAGAGAAACGTGAGCGCCGTTATAAAGGTTGGAAAAAAGCCGTTAAACGTTCACTTGAATGGGCAAAAGAGGATGCGGAATAA
- the glpT gene encoding glycerol-3-phosphate transporter gives MFGPFKPAPHIAELPADKIDPTYRRLRWQVFAGIFFGYAAYYFVRGNFDLAQKGLIEAGLYNKAELGGIGAWFGLAYGLSKFFMASFSDRSNPRTFLAFGLFLSGMTMTLMGLAPWATSGIVVMSVLIFLNGWFQGMGWPPCGRTMVHWWSKSERGTIVSIWNCAHNVGGMVPGLMVFLAGYFFFTRTGVEATAKDIWQEALYYPGIAALIASVLVFIVMRDTPQSCGLPSIEKWRNDYPDGYDEAKSEQELKAKEIFVTYVLKNKLLWYIAIANVFVYLIRYGVLKWSPVYLGEVKHFNIKGTASAYIIYELAAIPGTLLCGWVSDKLFKGKRGLTGFIFMILTTAAVVALWMNPATPEAELAQYATLPWYENPYQLMDFILMTTIGFLIYGPVMLIGLHALELAPKKAAGTAAGFTGLFGYLGGTVAASAVVGWAAEYYGWDGGFYVMIAGGVLAVLLMLIVMLEEGKHKAKLEDSYGK, from the coding sequence ATGTTTGGTCCATTTAAACCGGCTCCTCATATTGCGGAGCTTCCGGCAGATAAAATAGATCCTACATACCGCCGTCTTCGTTGGCAGGTATTTGCAGGGATTTTCTTTGGTTATGCCGCATACTATTTTGTGCGTGGTAACTTCGATTTAGCGCAAAAAGGCTTGATTGAAGCAGGCTTATACAATAAAGCTGAATTAGGCGGTATTGGGGCTTGGTTCGGCTTAGCCTATGGCTTATCAAAATTCTTTATGGCTTCTTTCTCAGACCGTTCTAACCCAAGAACTTTCTTAGCATTCGGTCTGTTCTTATCTGGTATGACAATGACCTTAATGGGGTTAGCACCGTGGGCAACCTCGGGTATTGTGGTAATGTCGGTACTTATTTTCTTAAACGGTTGGTTCCAAGGTATGGGCTGGCCACCATGTGGTCGAACAATGGTTCACTGGTGGTCTAAATCAGAGCGTGGAACTATTGTGTCAATTTGGAACTGTGCCCACAATGTAGGCGGTATGGTGCCAGGTTTGATGGTATTCTTAGCTGGTTATTTCTTCTTTACTCGTACAGGAGTTGAAGCCACTGCCAAAGATATTTGGCAAGAAGCTTTATATTACCCTGGTATTGCAGCGTTAATTGCTTCAGTATTAGTGTTCATCGTAATGCGCGATACTCCACAATCTTGTGGTTTGCCATCAATAGAAAAATGGCGTAATGATTACCCTGATGGCTATGATGAAGCAAAATCAGAACAAGAGTTAAAAGCCAAAGAAATCTTTGTGACTTATGTACTGAAAAACAAACTATTATGGTACATCGCTATTGCTAATGTATTCGTATATTTAATTCGTTATGGTGTATTGAAATGGTCACCTGTTTATTTAGGAGAAGTGAAGCATTTTAACATCAAAGGGACTGCTTCTGCCTATATCATTTATGAATTAGCAGCCATTCCAGGTACATTACTCTGTGGTTGGGTATCTGACAAACTGTTCAAAGGTAAACGTGGTTTAACAGGCTTCATCTTTATGATCCTTACCACCGCAGCCGTGGTTGCATTGTGGATGAACCCTGCTACACCTGAAGCTGAATTAGCCCAATACGCAACGCTTCCTTGGTATGAAAATCCATACCAATTGATGGACTTCATTTTAATGACTACGATCGGTTTCTTAATCTACGGCCCAGTAATGTTAATCGGCTTACATGCGCTTGAACTTGCACCGAAAAAAGCAGCAGGTACAGCAGCTGGTTTCACAGGCTTATTTGGTTACTTAGGTGGTACTGTAGCCGCTTCTGCTGTAGTTGGTTGGGCAGCGGAATACTACGGCTGGGATGGTGGCTTCTATGTCATGATCGCAGGTGGTGTATTGGCGGTATTGCTCATGCTTATCGTAATGCTTGAAGAAGGTAAGCATAAAGCGAAATTAGAAGATAGCTATGGTAAATAG
- the glpA gene encoding anaerobic glycerol-3-phosphate dehydrogenase subunit A produces the protein MYQNAADFSPISTDVIIIGGGATGAGIARDCALRGLECVLLERRDIATGATGRNHGLLHSGARYAVNDRESAEECIKENMILKQIARHCIDDTKGLFITLPEDDLNFQKTFIDSCTASGIEAVAIEPDLAKFMEPSVNPNLVGAVVVPDGSIDPFRLTASNMLDATEHGAKVFTYCEVKGLIREGGKVIGVKVFDHKNQVERQFFAPVVVNAGGIWGQGIAEYADLKIKMFPAKGALLVMGHRINNMVINRCRKPADADILVPGDTICVIGTTSSRIPYDQIDNMEVTPEEVDILFREGEKLAPSLRHTRVLRAYAGVRPLVATDDDPSGRNVSRGIVLLDHAERDGLDGFITITGGKLMTYRLMAEWATDLVCKKLNKSDRCITAERPLPGSNESREETSQKIISLPNTIRHSAVYRHGSRALRLLEKERLDKTLVCECEAVTAGEVRYAVEELNVSNLVDLRRRTRVGMGTCQAELCACRAAGLMNRFNVATSTQSITQLASFMEERWRGIQPIMWGDAMREAEFTSWIYYGLLGLNDVQQSESEGVNSNEF, from the coding sequence ATGTATCAAAATGCGGCGGATTTTTCGCCGATAAGTACCGATGTCATTATTATCGGTGGTGGCGCAACGGGGGCAGGGATTGCTCGAGATTGTGCTTTGCGTGGTTTGGAGTGTGTGTTACTTGAACGCCGTGATATTGCAACGGGGGCAACAGGACGAAATCATGGTTTATTACATAGTGGTGCACGTTATGCAGTAAATGACCGAGAATCCGCAGAAGAATGTATCAAAGAAAATATGATTCTCAAGCAAATAGCCCGTCATTGTATTGATGATACAAAAGGGCTATTTATTACCTTACCGGAAGATGATTTAAATTTCCAAAAAACCTTTATTGATTCTTGTACTGCCTCAGGCATTGAAGCGGTCGCCATTGAGCCGGATCTTGCAAAATTTATGGAGCCATCGGTAAACCCCAATTTAGTTGGGGCAGTTGTAGTGCCGGACGGTTCGATCGACCCTTTCCGTTTAACCGCGTCAAATATGCTCGATGCGACTGAACACGGTGCGAAAGTCTTTACCTATTGCGAAGTCAAAGGGCTTATTCGTGAAGGCGGCAAAGTTATTGGTGTAAAAGTATTCGATCATAAAAACCAAGTTGAACGCCAATTTTTTGCGCCTGTGGTGGTAAATGCGGGCGGTATCTGGGGGCAAGGTATTGCAGAATATGCCGACCTCAAAATCAAAATGTTCCCGGCAAAAGGGGCATTACTCGTGATGGGACACCGTATCAATAATATGGTCATTAACCGTTGCCGCAAGCCAGCCGATGCCGATATTTTAGTGCCGGGCGATACCATTTGTGTGATCGGTACAACGTCTAGCCGAATTCCGTATGATCAAATTGATAATATGGAAGTGACGCCTGAAGAAGTGGATATCTTATTCCGTGAAGGGGAAAAACTCGCCCCAAGCCTTCGTCATACTCGTGTGTTAAGAGCCTATGCCGGCGTTCGCCCATTGGTTGCGACAGATGATGATCCTTCAGGTCGTAATGTTAGCCGTGGTATTGTGTTACTCGACCATGCGGAACGTGATGGTTTAGACGGTTTTATTACCATTACGGGCGGTAAGCTCATGACCTACCGTTTAATGGCGGAATGGGCGACTGACTTAGTTTGCAAAAAATTGAATAAATCCGACCGCTGTATCACGGCGGAACGCCCATTACCGGGCTCAAATGAAAGCCGTGAAGAAACCAGTCAAAAAATTATTTCACTCCCAAATACAATTCGCCATTCAGCGGTGTATCGCCACGGTTCTCGAGCATTACGTTTGCTTGAAAAAGAACGTTTAGATAAAACGCTGGTGTGTGAATGTGAAGCCGTAACAGCGGGTGAAGTTCGCTATGCTGTTGAAGAGCTGAATGTAAGCAATCTTGTGGACTTACGCCGCCGCACTCGTGTAGGTATGGGAACATGCCAAGCAGAGCTTTGTGCGTGCCGAGCGGCTGGCTTGATGAATCGCTTTAATGTTGCAACATCAACACAATCTATTACGCAATTAGCCTCCTTTATGGAAGAACGCTGGCGTGGTATTCAACCGATTATGTGGGGAGATGCAATGCGTGAAGCGGAGTTTACCAGTTGGATTTATTATGGATTGTTAGGCTTAAATGATGTTCAACAATCTGAATCAGAGGGAGTAAATAGCAATGAATTTTGA
- a CDS encoding MIP/aquaporin family protein has translation MNAYLAEFIGTAILILMGNGVVANVCLNKTKGQSSGWIVITTAWAFAVYVGVVIAGPYSGAHFNPAVTIALAVKGAFEWNMVAGYIGAQMAGAIVGALLVYLSYKDHFAVTEEEGLKRACFCTEPAIRNYGSNFISEAIATFVLLFVIFYITGAEITMPGATEATPIGLGSVGAIPVAILIWALGLSLGGTTGYALNPARDLGPRITLGVLLGGVLKTPADWGYSWVPVLGPITGGVLAAIVYNAIM, from the coding sequence ATGAATGCTTATCTTGCAGAATTTATTGGCACAGCCATTTTAATATTAATGGGTAATGGAGTGGTGGCGAATGTATGTTTAAATAAAACAAAAGGTCAGAGTTCGGGGTGGATTGTCATTACCACAGCTTGGGCTTTTGCGGTTTATGTGGGAGTGGTTATTGCGGGTCCTTATAGCGGGGCTCATTTTAACCCCGCCGTTACGATTGCGCTTGCAGTAAAAGGCGCTTTTGAATGGAACATGGTTGCTGGCTATATTGGTGCACAAATGGCGGGAGCGATTGTGGGCGCTTTATTAGTTTATCTTTCTTATAAAGACCACTTTGCCGTAACAGAAGAGGAAGGTTTAAAACGAGCGTGTTTCTGTACAGAACCTGCAATTAGAAACTATGGCAGCAATTTTATTAGTGAAGCGATTGCAACCTTTGTATTGCTCTTTGTTATTTTCTATATTACTGGCGCAGAAATTACAATGCCTGGGGCAACGGAAGCAACTCCGATTGGTTTAGGTTCTGTGGGTGCTATTCCTGTGGCAATTTTAATTTGGGCATTAGGTTTAAGTCTTGGTGGTACAACAGGTTATGCATTAAATCCAGCTCGTGACTTAGGTCCTCGTATCACGCTTGGCGTGTTACTTGGCGGTGTATTAAAAACACCTGCAGACTGGGGATATAGTTGGGTGCCAGTGTTAGGTCCGATTACAGGTGGTGTATTGGCAGCCATTGTTTATAATGCAATTATGTAA
- the glpB gene encoding glycerol-3-phosphate dehydrogenase subunit GlpB: MNFDVVIIGGGLAGLTCGIALQEQGKRCAIINNGQAAIDFASGSMDLLSQLPSGQKVENVYQALDELSQQAPEHPYSLIGKERVLAKAQQFEQLAKKLRLDLIGSTAHNHTKVTPLGGLRRTWLSPNSVPMLEDNAPFAHQKIAILGIEGYHDFQPQLLADNLKRQPQFSHCELTIDYLNIPELDYLRENSREFRSVNIAQLLEHKLSFNELVQEIKQKAKEADAVFLPACFGLDDQSFFNGLKEATRLSLYELPTLPPSLLGGRQRKQLRHYFESLGGLMINGDKALSATFEAGKVKHIFTSLHEDDPIGAEHFVLASGSFFSNGLVGEFERVYEPVFEADILNSKTFDKSDRLTWTHSRFASPQPYQSAGVVINGSCQVQKAGETIENLYAVGSVIGGYNGIELGCGSGVAIVTALTVAEQIGAAK, encoded by the coding sequence ATGAATTTTGATGTAGTCATTATTGGCGGCGGTCTAGCCGGGCTGACTTGTGGCATTGCATTACAAGAACAAGGAAAACGTTGTGCGATCATCAATAATGGGCAAGCAGCTATTGATTTTGCTTCAGGCTCAATGGATTTACTTTCCCAGCTTCCAAGCGGTCAAAAAGTTGAAAATGTTTACCAAGCATTAGATGAATTAAGCCAGCAAGCACCAGAACATCCTTATAGCTTGATTGGTAAAGAGCGTGTATTAGCCAAAGCACAGCAGTTTGAACAACTGGCGAAAAAATTGCGTTTAGATTTAATCGGTTCGACGGCACATAATCATACAAAAGTCACCCCATTGGGAGGTTTACGCCGTACGTGGTTATCGCCAAATAGCGTGCCGATGTTAGAGGACAATGCACCTTTTGCTCATCAGAAAATCGCCATTTTAGGGATTGAAGGTTACCACGACTTCCAACCACAGCTTTTAGCGGATAATTTGAAACGCCAACCGCAATTTTCGCATTGTGAACTGACGATCGATTATTTGAACATTCCGGAATTAGATTATTTGCGTGAAAATAGCCGTGAGTTCCGTAGTGTGAACATTGCACAATTATTAGAGCACAAATTATCGTTTAACGAATTAGTCCAAGAGATTAAACAAAAAGCAAAAGAGGCAGATGCCGTCTTCTTACCGGCATGTTTTGGGTTGGACGATCAAAGTTTCTTTAACGGACTAAAAGAAGCGACACGTTTATCATTATACGAATTACCAACGTTACCGCCTTCATTATTAGGTGGTCGCCAACGTAAACAACTTCGCCACTATTTTGAAAGTTTAGGTGGGTTGATGATCAACGGCGATAAAGCGTTAAGCGCAACCTTTGAAGCGGGTAAAGTGAAACACATCTTTACCTCATTGCACGAAGACGACCCAATTGGGGCTGAACATTTTGTCTTGGCTTCCGGATCGTTCTTTAGCAATGGTTTAGTAGGCGAATTTGAGCGTGTTTATGAACCCGTTTTTGAAGCGGATATTTTAAATAGCAAAACATTTGATAAATCAGACCGCTTAACATGGACACATAGCCGCTTCGCTTCGCCACAGCCTTATCAATCGGCAGGTGTTGTGATTAACGGAAGTTGCCAAGTCCAAAAAGCAGGCGAAACTATCGAGAATTTATATGCGGTAGGGAGCGTGATTGGCGGGTATAACGGTATTGAATTAGGTTGTGGATCGGGCGTTGCGATTGTGACAGCGCTAACCGTGGCAGAGCAAATAGGAGCAGCAAAATGA
- a CDS encoding YncE family protein, translating into MKLNTLAVSIGCLLATSTLYANDMCQMPYREALPEYTYKLNKVMEVNGRQGITTDGKYLYVSGSASLAKYDLNGKLIFENKQPFIGYQKEANHIGDIDIHNNELYISSEWFADGVGTNIQIAIHDPDTLALKRSVDFNPDSGQVEVSGIAVDTVNNSVWMASWVGEESGRYLYEYDLTTGKYKRKVHLQPVPQWIQGIYAFEGKLYLTADDGTADEKEHDHLYRVEISDKHNQGRVVLERELSDVKDYGEIEGLVVNPTTKQMIIHSNRGKQIVLGMPKGFYPGYDREISELYFYDMTPRCKK; encoded by the coding sequence ATGAAATTAAATACACTTGCAGTTTCTATCGGGTGCTTACTTGCTACATCAACACTATATGCAAATGACATGTGTCAAATGCCATATCGTGAGGCCCTACCTGAATATACTTACAAACTTAATAAAGTAATGGAAGTAAATGGGCGGCAAGGTATTACGACAGATGGGAAATATCTCTATGTTTCTGGCAGTGCTAGCCTAGCTAAATATGACTTAAACGGTAAATTGATATTTGAAAATAAGCAACCTTTTATCGGTTATCAAAAAGAAGCCAATCATATCGGAGATATTGATATTCATAACAATGAACTTTACATCTCATCAGAATGGTTTGCCGATGGGGTAGGCACGAATATTCAAATTGCTATCCACGATCCCGATACCCTCGCATTAAAACGCTCTGTTGATTTTAATCCAGATTCCGGTCAAGTAGAAGTTTCAGGTATTGCTGTAGATACTGTAAATAATAGTGTGTGGATGGCATCTTGGGTTGGAGAAGAAAGTGGACGTTATCTCTATGAATACGATTTAACCACGGGTAAGTATAAACGCAAAGTCCACCTACAGCCTGTTCCACAATGGATCCAAGGTATCTATGCCTTTGAAGGAAAACTCTATTTAACCGCAGATGATGGTACTGCAGATGAAAAAGAACACGACCATCTCTATCGCGTTGAAATTTCCGATAAACATAATCAAGGTCGAGTTGTATTAGAACGAGAACTTTCAGATGTTAAAGATTATGGAGAAATTGAAGGACTTGTTGTTAATCCAACAACAAAACAGATGATTATCCATTCTAACCGAGGCAAACAAATTGTATTAGGGATGCCAAAAGGCTTTTATCCTGGCTATGATCGTGAAATTAGTGAACTCTATTTTTACGATATGACGCCAAGATGTAAAAAATAG
- a CDS encoding YagU family protein has translation MSLFSESSKRRYGVAVFVGIVAGIISAFVKWGAEHPFPPRSPIDLFTAACPQPVLDALNSGALAMNGALEQCSRAVLNPPAVFLRDYIGIDPYNTVAFTFADHPFNSIGVTHMIFSLVFAIGYCIVAEIFPKIKFWQGIGAGIIANICVHYITFPALGLTPPVAEWPLYEHISELVGHIFWFWSIEVIRRDLRNRITGLPDVDEATRYPNA, from the coding sequence ATGAGTTTATTCTCAGAATCATCAAAACGTCGTTATGGCGTGGCGGTATTTGTTGGTATTGTTGCCGGCATTATTTCAGCATTCGTAAAATGGGGTGCAGAGCATCCGTTCCCACCACGTAGCCCAATTGATTTATTCACAGCTGCGTGTCCACAACCTGTATTGGATGCATTAAATTCAGGTGCATTAGCAATGAATGGTGCATTAGAACAATGTTCACGTGCAGTTTTAAACCCACCGGCAGTATTCTTACGTGATTACATCGGTATTGACCCTTATAACACAGTTGCATTCACTTTTGCAGATCACCCATTTAACTCAATCGGTGTAACACATATGATCTTCTCATTAGTGTTCGCAATTGGTTACTGTATCGTTGCTGAAATCTTCCCGAAAATTAAATTCTGGCAAGGTATCGGTGCAGGTATCATCGCAAATATCTGTGTTCACTACATCACATTCCCAGCGCTAGGTTTAACACCACCGGTTGCAGAATGGCCATTATATGAACACATTTCTGAATTAGTAGGGCATATCTTCTGGTTCTGGAGCATTGAGGTAATTCGCCGTGATTTACGTAACCGTATTACAGGTTTACCGGATGTTGATGAAGCAACACGTTATCCAAATGCGTAA
- the glpC gene encoding anaerobic glycerol-3-phosphate dehydrogenase subunit GlpC: protein MSIMDLINNAKKEMQEPVSHQYFDPSFESCLKCTACTAVCPVTKVNPFYPGPKQSGPDGERLRLKSENFYDEALKYCLNCKRCEVACPSDVKIGDIIVRARNSHMDRQNKPLVHKFRDAILSNTDIMGTMNTPLAPIVNTITGLKATKFLLEKTIGVSKHRQLPKYAFGTFRNWYKKKMMAEQAKYTDKIAYYHGCYVNYNNPQLGKEVIEVFNALNIGVVLLEKEKCCGLPLMVNSFPERAKKIAQFNTDYIGKMVDENGLDVIGEASSCTLNLRDEYHHILGVDNAKVRPHIHLATVYLYKLLQQGKKLPLKPLNLKVAYHTACHVEKAGWAPYTLEILKQIPGVEVVVLPSQCCGIAGTYGFKAENYESSQAIGKTLFEAINESGADYVISECQTCKWQIDMSSNVTCLHPFTLLSMALAK, encoded by the coding sequence ATGAGTATTATGGATTTAATCAATAATGCGAAAAAAGAGATGCAAGAGCCTGTTTCGCATCAATATTTTGACCCGAGTTTTGAGAGCTGTTTAAAATGTACGGCGTGTACTGCTGTGTGTCCGGTTACCAAAGTTAATCCGTTCTACCCGGGGCCAAAACAGTCTGGACCGGACGGCGAACGTTTACGCTTAAAAAGCGAGAACTTCTATGATGAAGCATTGAAATACTGCTTAAACTGTAAGCGTTGTGAAGTGGCTTGCCCTTCAGATGTTAAAATTGGCGATATTATCGTGCGAGCCAGAAATTCGCATATGGATCGCCAAAATAAACCGCTTGTTCATAAATTCCGTGATGCGATTTTAAGTAATACTGACATTATGGGAACGATGAATACGCCATTAGCCCCAATTGTGAATACCATTACGGGCTTAAAAGCAACGAAGTTCTTGCTTGAAAAAACGATTGGTGTGAGTAAACATCGCCAATTACCAAAATATGCGTTTGGTACATTCCGCAATTGGTATAAGAAAAAAATGATGGCGGAGCAAGCCAAATATACCGATAAAATAGCTTACTACCACGGTTGTTATGTGAACTACAACAATCCACAGTTAGGTAAAGAAGTGATTGAGGTCTTTAATGCCTTAAATATCGGTGTGGTCTTGCTTGAAAAAGAGAAATGCTGTGGATTACCGTTAATGGTAAATAGCTTCCCTGAACGAGCGAAAAAAATTGCGCAATTTAATACCGATTACATTGGCAAAATGGTTGATGAAAACGGCTTAGATGTTATTGGCGAGGCGTCAAGTTGTACATTGAATTTACGAGACGAATATCATCATATTTTAGGTGTCGATAACGCTAAAGTACGCCCACATATTCATTTGGCAACGGTTTATCTCTATAAATTGTTACAACAAGGGAAAAAACTACCGCTTAAACCGCTCAATCTTAAAGTGGCTTATCATACCGCTTGCCATGTAGAAAAAGCCGGTTGGGCGCCTTATACCCTTGAAATTCTGAAACAGATCCCAGGGGTTGAAGTGGTGGTTCTACCGTCTCAATGTTGTGGTATTGCCGGTACATACGGCTTTAAAGCAGAAAACTATGAAAGCTCACAAGCCATTGGTAAAACACTCTTTGAAGCCATCAATGAAAGCGGCGCGGATTACGTGATTTCGGAATGTCAAACCTGTAAATGGCAGATCGATATGTCGAGCAATGTTACGTGCTTACATCCGTTTACGCTATTATCAATGGCGTTAGCGAAGTAA